Below is a window of Myroides profundi DNA.
ATTTCACAGGGTTATTAACAAGGTTATTAACAGTTATAAGACCACCATCATCAAACTTTGGATCTCCTGTTCCTCCATTGTATTGAGCGCCTATAGATGTTTTATCAGTGATTTGATAATCTATCTGGAAGTTACCCGATAAGTAGTCATTATTGTTGTAACGCGTACTTTTTCCATTCCAAGTTTCAGTTGGATAGTATACTGTTGAGTTCTCTACTACATTGTAACCTCCTTTACTACCAGTAATTCCTGCTTTTAGTGATACTTTATCTTTATTATAGCTAAACACATCACTAATTCTGAATAAGTTCTTAGTCGATTGTTTATAACCAGCACTGATTTGGTTATTCCACGCATCAGGAAGAGCTTCTTTTAAGACGATGTTGATTAATCCACTATTTCCTTCAGCATCATATTTAGCAGGAGGTGTAGTGATTACCTCTATTTTTTTGATATTGTCAGATGGAATACTTTTTAGGTATTGTAATAATTGTTCACCAGTTAGCTGTACTAGTTTATCATTGATCATTACACGTACATTACTTTTACCTACGATAGAGATGTTCTCGTTATCTACTTTTAGACTAGGAGTTAGTTTTAATAAATCTACAGCATCGTTATTCGTAGCGTGTACAGAGTTCTCGATATTAAATACAGTACGGTCTACTTTGCGCTCGAATACCTTCTTAGTTGACTCTACTACGATCTCGTCTAGTTTAGTATCTTGTTGTATCGTGATAGTTCCTAAGTCTACAGACTGGTTTACCTCTATATTTTTGTCATAGGCTTTTACTCCGAAATTGTGGATTTGGAATGCGTATGTATTGTTCTCTATATCGTGTATCTCGAAAGTCCCTTGCTCGTTTGTGAAGGCAGATTGTATTAAGTTACCTTTTGTATCTAGCAAGTATATTTCTGCAAAGTCCACAGGAGCCTTTTCTGTATTTTGTACAGACCCTTTTAATGTGTTTTGTGCATTTACACTTAATGCAGTTAAGAATAAAGCAGTTGAGATAAATAATGCTTTCATTGAGTTTTATAGTTTACTTGTTTGTAAAGTATAATTCTATTTGTGTGCCAATAAATTAAAAATAATGTAAGATGTTGTTTTTTAGTTAATTGTGTTTGTTTAAGAAAAGAGTACTGTTCATTATCGAACAGCTTTTTTCTGAAAATGAACATTTTTTGAACACCAAAGGTCAGTAATGTTCAGGAGAAGTAAAAAAAGTTGTACAGTTGTACGAATTGATAGGTCTATAAACAAAGAAAACTGCTTGGGGAAGCAGTTTTCTTAGGCTAGATTATATGATTAATGAATTTCAAATTGAAGTTTTAACCATTTTGAGCTAGACTGGCTTGTTGTTTATGAAAATTTGTTCTACAAAATTAAGTATATTTTTGATATGTTTTACTTTATATGCAGAAAAGTGGTACTTTTGTTAGCTAGATTAGTGTAAAATTAGTGTTTTACGGGGAGTCAGTCTTTAAAAGTAATGCTATGGATATTGAAAGAATCAAGAGTATAAGAAAGAATTCAGGCTATTCACAAGAGTATGTCGCTGAAAGATTAGGAATTTCGCAAAAAGCATATTCTGATATTGAAAGTGGAAAAACAAAGCTTAAGAATGAGGTATTGTATGAAATCGCTAAGATTTTAGAAATATCTCCTGCAGCTATTTGTCCTATTTCATGTGAATGTATTTCTAATATAGAAAATAAGCACAATGAGCTTTTAGCTTATTTAGATGCGAAAGGGATAGAGTATCCTGCTAAGTATATTTAGAACTAGATGAATGAACTTTCGCAGAGACGAGAGTTTATTACAAGAAGATATTATAAAAAAAGTCCTTAGAATAGTGTCATCTATTTTTAAGGACTTTTTATGTTTTAGAAGGTCGATTATATTGACCAACGCAATAAGCTAGCTCCCCATGAGAACCCTGCTCCGAATGCTGTTAGAAGTACTAAATCTCCTTTTTTTATCTTATCTGTATTTTCCCAGATACACAATGGGATAGTTGCCGCAATAGTATTACCGTAGTTAGCGATATTGACTAATGTTTTATCTTCTTGTATTTCTATTTGCTTTCCTACAGCATCGATGATTCTTTTGTTTGCCTGATGAGGTACCAGCCAGTTTACATCCTCTACTGTAAGGTTATTTCTTTGTAGAACATTTAGACAAGCATCACTCATAGACTGTATCGCCTGTTTGAAGACTACTTTACCATCTTGTTTGATATATTTTTTGTCATCATCCTCTTCTAGATCAGTATTAGGATATAATGAACCACCACCCTCTATATTTAAGAATGCTTTTCCTTGGCCATTACTCTGCATTAGCGCATCCATAACACCTATCTCTGTAGAAGGTTCTAACCATACTACACCTGCGCCGTCGCCGAATAGTATATTCGTAGAACGATCTTGAATATTGACATAGGCACTGATCTTATCTGCTCCGATGACTACAACGTTTTTGTAACGTTGGCTTTCTACTAGAGAGGCTCCTAGGTCTAATGCATATAAAAAACCCGAACAGGCAGCATTGACATCGAATCCCCATACATTCTCTATTCCTAGCTTTTCGCATACAATATTGGCTGTAGCAGGCATAGGCATATCAGGTGTAGACGTAGCTACTATGATAGCGTCTATATCTGTTAGGTTTTTGTTATATGTAGTGATTAAATTCTCTATGGCTCTTACAGCCATATCAGAAGTCGCTAGTCCTTTCTCAAGTATTCTTCTCTCTTTAATCCCTGTTCTTTTTGTAATCCATTCATCAGACGTGTCTGTTACCTTAGCTAAGTCCTCATTAGTTCTTTTTTGCTCAGGTACATACCCACCGATAGCTGTGATATTTGCGTATATAGTTTTGTGAGTAGTTGTTTTTGTCATATTGTTATGCGTCTTTATTTCAAGTGAGTTAAATCTTCTTAACTCTTGCTATCTTTAGATTTTATGCATCAAATATCGTTATTATTACTTATTTTATAATAGATAATTAAACGGCAATAATTGTCTAAAAGACGTTTTTATACTAAAGGCTTCTAAATAAACTTTATAGATTATTCTTAAAGTCTGTAGGAGAAATTCCAGTATGTGTTTTAAAAAACTTACTGAATACTGACAAGTCAATGAAGTTCAACTCATTAATAATATCTGTGATAGATGATTTAGGGTTTCTAAGGAGCACCTTAGCCTCTAAGATTATGGTTTCAGATATAATCTGTTTTGGCGTTTTTTGGAACACCTCTACTATGATTTTTGTAAGGTGCTTTCTACTGATATACATAGATTCTGCATAGAACTGTACACTTCTCTCTTTCTTAAAATGAGTTGATACCAGGTAAATGAATTTTTTTGCCAACTCTTCTTTTCTCATCAGTTTAGTATTACTTTTTTGTAATACAGTTTTGCTGTAGAAGTTGCCTAGTTCATACATCAATATAGAGAAGTGGTGTATGATGAGTTGTTTAGCATAGATATTATCTGTGTTATAAGACAGTTGAGTTAGTCTTTTGATATTGTTCTTAAACTCTCTAAACACCTCTCTAGTCAAGGTGATAATCTTAGGGTACTCAGAAGATAAGAAAGAAACCAAACTATGAGATTTGACGTGGAACCCTGCTTCTAAGAATAAGTCTGGGTCAATGAATACCGTCTTTACAGAGAAGTCTTCTGTTAGTCTTTTGATCTCAAAGAATTGATTAGGTAACACTACTAGTAAGTCATCCTTTTTAATGATAGTAGGTTCTAGATTAATCGTAATCTCACATCTACCTCCCGTCACTAAGATTAGCCCAAAGGTGGTAAACTGATACGGTTTATCAATAACAAAATACTGCTTATGCTTAGGCCCTATATCTAGTATAGCTAATCTTTTGTCCGTTAGAACATTCTTATAGCGATGCGTTATATCGCTTAGAGAATAGACTTGTATATATGAAGTATCCACGATGAATCTACAGTTTTAATTATTTTCTAAAATTAGTAATTAGATTGTAGATAGAAGTTAATATAGATTAATAAACGAAGTAGATAGCTTCATTATTTTCTATCTATAAAACAGCTATACATAAGTGCTATAAAATCAAAACCCCTGAGAGAATATGATATCTCCCAGAGGTTTCTGCTTGTTGTTATGAATGTTCTATTATTTTTTATTTATATGTTTAGCTGTGAACTCATCGATAAAGCCTTCATTGTAGTCATAGTCAGCAGTCATTAGCTCATTATAATCTACTTTTTCTTTTTTAGAGAATCGGCTTCCTATCTTGTCGAAGATAGAGTAGATGATAGGCACGATGACTAAGGTCAGTAGTAGAGAGGATAGTAGTCCTCCGATGATCACTACTGCTAGTCCGTTATTCATCTCAGCACCTGCACCATTTGCTAAGGCGATAGGCACCATCCCGATCACCATCGCGATAGTCGTCATTAAGATTGGGCGTAGACGTGCATGGTTAGCAGCGATTAATGCATCGTGTACACTATCTCCAGCATCTATTCTGTGATTCGCAAAGTCTACTAGTAGAATGGCATTCTTACATACTAGCCCGATCAACATGATGATACCTAATATCGTGAAGATATTCAGTGATATATTCGCTATCGCTAATGCTAATAATGCTCCAATGAATGACAACGGTACAGAGAAGATCACGATGAATGGTTTAGAGAAACTATCATATAGCGCTACCATTACTAAGTACACTAATATAATAGCAGCTAATAAGGCTACTCCCAGTGTACCAAATCCTTCTTCTTGATCCTCCATCGTTCCAGTCCATAAGTATTTAACCCCAGGTTTTATGGTTAACTGTTCGAACTGTGGTACCCACTCTTCTGCTATCGCACCAGGAGCACGTCCTATCGTTTGAGATTTAATAGTCACAGACGGACTCTTATCTCTACGCTCTAGGATAGAAGGACCAGAACTATACTTAATATCTGCGAACTGAGCTAGTTTTATATCTTGACCTACATTATTCTTAAAGCTAATCTCTTTTACATCATCTATCGTCGTTCTAGCATATTCCTGAAATCTGATATTGATGTCGTACTCATATTCTCCAGCTCTAAACTTACCATCAGTATTTCCGTTGAACGCCGTTTGCATGGTCATACCTACTGTGTACATATCTAGACCTAGTGCAGCCATCTTATCACGGTTTACCTGTACATTGATCTCAGGGCTACCCGTTTCCGTAGTCAGCTTTGTCTCCATTGTACCTGGTATTTTATCTAATAGCTCTTTCGCTTGTATGGCGAAGTCCATAGCATCGTCTAAGGTAGATCCTGTTACTGTTAAGGCTAGAGGTGCTTCTTCAGCTCCGATTAGTCCTACGGGTACAGTCTTTACTTTTGCCTCAGCGATGAGTGGTGCTAGCTCATTCTTTAGCTGTGCAGCATATACGAATGAGTTCTCTTTACGTTCTTTCTTATCTGTTAGGATTACGTGTATCTCAGACTTGTATTTAGTAGCTTGTGCTCCACCATATCCTTCAGAAGATTGACCTACTGTAGTGATCATATCTACTATTTCTGGTTTAGTGCTTAAGAAGTCTTCTACCTTTTGAGTTACTTTGTTTGTCTGTTGTAACGACGCATCTTTATCTAGTTCTAACTGTACTAAGAATTCTCCTTTATCCGTCTTAGGGAAGAACTCTGCTCCGATATATCCCATCGGTAATAAGGCGATCGATGCAAAGAAGGATATCGCTACGATAACAATAACAATGATTGTGTTACGAGTAGAGTTTAACGACCACACTAGTAAGTTAGAAATCCCGTGTGTGAATGAGTTTAACCCCTTTTCGAATCCATGTATAATCTTACCAAAGAAGGTAGATGGCTTAATCACTTCGATACGTCCATATCTAGAGAATAACCATGGTACAATAGTGAATGATACTAATAACGATAGCATAGTCGCTATAATTACAGTCACACAGAACTGTTTAATGATATTCGGTACTAGACCTGATGACATCGCGATCGGTAAGAATACAACTACGATTACTAAAGTAATAGCAGTAACAGTGAACCCAATCTCTTTAGCTCCATCATATGATGCACGTACTTTGTTTTTACCCATCTCCATGTGTCGGTGGATATTCTCTATCACTACGATGGCGTCATCCACTAGGATACCTACTACTAAGGATAGAGCTAGTAAACTCAGTAAGTTTAGCGTATATCCCAATAAGTATATCCCAATAAAAGTAGCAATCAAAGATAGTGGGATAGCCACCATCACGATGATAGCGTTTCTCAAACTGTGTAAGAAGAACAACATCACGAATGCCACTAAGACTATCGCTAAGAATAAGTCAAACATTACAGCATTCGCTGCCTCTAGTGTAAACTCTGAAGAGTCATTCGCTACTTTGATTTGAACGTTATGGTCACTGTAGTTGCGTTCTACTTCTGTGATAGTCTCATGTGTTAGCTCTGATACAGTCACCGCATTGGCATCAGACTGTTTGATAACTTGCATTAAGATAGTAGACTTCTGATTTAGACGGGCGATCTTTTCGATCTCTTTAATACCGTCCTGTACATCAGCTACATCACCTAAGCGAATATCTATACCACCCTGAGAAGCGATAACTAAGTTTCTCATTTCTTCTACATCCTTGTATTTCCCTTCTAGGCGGATGATGGTTTGTTTGTCATTCGACTTTACGTTACCAGTAGGGAAGTCTAAGTTAGACCCTAAGATGATCTGCTGTACCATAGGTACGCTAAGTCCATAAGCTTCTAGCTTTTTAGGATCTAATAATACCTGTATCTGTCTTTCTTCCCCTCCGATAAGCTCTACCTTAGCTACTCCATTCACACGAGAGAAGATAGGTTGTATTTTTTTATCTAATAAGTCATATAGCTCTTTCTCTGTTAAGTCACTCGTGATACTTAGTGTAAGGATAGGTAAGTCACTCAGTGAGTACTTCTGTAGCGAAGGAGGATCTACGTCCTTAGGTAAGTCCTTTAGGATAGCGTTGATCTTACGCTGAGCATCGTTAAGAGATAGATCTACGTCAGCAGTAGAGTTTAAGTATATCATCACGGTAGATAAACTCTCGAATGACATGGCTTCTACTTTCTTTACGTTCTCTAGCGAGGCTACAGCATCTTCTATTTTTTTGGTTACTGTGTTTTCTATCTCAGCAGGTGAAGCTCCTGGGTAGACTGTTGCAACTGTAATTACGTTTACTTCAAACTTAGGAACTAATTCGTAACTCAGATTTTTATAACTAAATAAACCACCTAGCAGTAATGCGATGAACATTACGATAATGATACTAGGACGTTTTATTGATATTTCGGCTATTTTCATAAGTCGATCCTTTGATTTTAGAGGATGTTATTTAATGATTGATACAGGAGCACCTTCTGTTAGGTTGATTTGTCCTGATGTGATAACAGTCTCACCTTCTTTAAGACCTTCTAGTACTTCTACGAAGTCCCCGAAGTTACGACCTGCTATTACTTTCTTAGATACTGCTTTACCTTGTGCGATAGTGTACACTTGATTAGAACTCACACTCCCCACGAATGCATTACGCGGTACTAATAGGATAGGTGTACCAGCATCTTTCTCTCCATCGAATATCGCTGAACCATACATACCTGCTCTTAATTTGTTTTCTTGGTTGTTAGCGATTAGTAGATCTACAGGATAGTTTAGTGCAGCGTCTGCTTTAGGAGCGATGAATGTCACTTTGCCTTGGAAGGTATCGTTAGGCAATACACTTGCTTTTACCGTAATGATATCTCCTTCTTTTAGATTAGCCACATGGCTCTCATCTACATTCACTCTTAACTTAAGCTGTGCTACATTCACTAGATCAAATAACGGAGCACCTGGCGCTACGAAAGATCCTAGTTCTACGTGTTTCTTATTAATGATACCACTGATAGGAGCCTTAATATTAGCATCGCCAGCAGTGATACGGGCAGACTTCAGGTTAGCCTCTGCATTTTTTAGCATAAGACGCACTTGATCCAATTGTTGTTGAGTCACTCCTCCAGTCTTAAAAGCACTCTCAAATCTAGTTGCATCAGCTTTAGCAGTAGCTAAGGCTGCTTCGGCATTCTGTATCTGTACATTGATCTGATCGCTATTTACTAGTGCTAATACTTGACCTTTCTGTACACGAGATCCTTCGTCTACTAATAGCTTATTGATACGTCCAGGTGTTTCT
It encodes the following:
- a CDS encoding efflux RND transporter permease subunit; the encoded protein is MKIAEISIKRPSIIIVMFIALLLGGLFSYKNLSYELVPKFEVNVITVATVYPGASPAEIENTVTKKIEDAVASLENVKKVEAMSFESLSTVMIYLNSTADVDLSLNDAQRKINAILKDLPKDVDPPSLQKYSLSDLPILTLSITSDLTEKELYDLLDKKIQPIFSRVNGVAKVELIGGEERQIQVLLDPKKLEAYGLSVPMVQQIILGSNLDFPTGNVKSNDKQTIIRLEGKYKDVEEMRNLVIASQGGIDIRLGDVADVQDGIKEIEKIARLNQKSTILMQVIKQSDANAVTVSELTHETITEVERNYSDHNVQIKVANDSSEFTLEAANAVMFDLFLAIVLVAFVMLFFLHSLRNAIIVMVAIPLSLIATFIGIYLLGYTLNLLSLLALSLVVGILVDDAIVVIENIHRHMEMGKNKVRASYDGAKEIGFTVTAITLVIVVVFLPIAMSSGLVPNIIKQFCVTVIIATMLSLLVSFTIVPWLFSRYGRIEVIKPSTFFGKIIHGFEKGLNSFTHGISNLLVWSLNSTRNTIIVIVIVAISFFASIALLPMGYIGAEFFPKTDKGEFLVQLELDKDASLQQTNKVTQKVEDFLSTKPEIVDMITTVGQSSEGYGGAQATKYKSEIHVILTDKKERKENSFVYAAQLKNELAPLIAEAKVKTVPVGLIGAEEAPLALTVTGSTLDDAMDFAIQAKELLDKIPGTMETKLTTETGSPEINVQVNRDKMAALGLDMYTVGMTMQTAFNGNTDGKFRAGEYEYDINIRFQEYARTTIDDVKEISFKNNVGQDIKLAQFADIKYSSGPSILERRDKSPSVTIKSQTIGRAPGAIAEEWVPQFEQLTIKPGVKYLWTGTMEDQEEGFGTLGVALLAAIILVYLVMVALYDSFSKPFIVIFSVPLSFIGALLALAIANISLNIFTILGIIMLIGLVCKNAILLVDFANHRIDAGDSVHDALIAANHARLRPILMTTIAMVIGMVPIALANGAGAEMNNGLAVVIIGGLLSSLLLTLVIVPIIYSIFDKIGSRFSKKEKVDYNELMTADYDYNEGFIDEFTAKHINKK
- a CDS encoding helix-turn-helix domain-containing protein: MDTSYIQVYSLSDITHRYKNVLTDKRLAILDIGPKHKQYFVIDKPYQFTTFGLILVTGGRCEITINLEPTIIKKDDLLVVLPNQFFEIKRLTEDFSVKTVFIDPDLFLEAGFHVKSHSLVSFLSSEYPKIITLTREVFREFKNNIKRLTQLSYNTDNIYAKQLIIHHFSILMYELGNFYSKTVLQKSNTKLMRKEELAKKFIYLVSTHFKKERSVQFYAESMYISRKHLTKIIVEVFQKTPKQIISETIILEAKVLLRNPKSSITDIINELNFIDLSVFSKFFKTHTGISPTDFKNNL
- a CDS encoding helix-turn-helix domain-containing protein; its protein translation is MDIERIKSIRKNSGYSQEYVAERLGISQKAYSDIESGKTKLKNEVLYEIAKILEISPAAICPISCECISNIENKHNELLAYLDAKGIEYPAKYI
- a CDS encoding efflux RND transporter periplasmic adaptor subunit, producing the protein MKKIIIALVLVVLGGGLVYILSSNKAKNDRETAIVAERSAEVTVRAEQAKLQVFDASYKANGNFMPEQEVTISAETPGRINKLLVDEGSRVQKGQVLALVNSDQINVQIQNAEAALATAKADATRFESAFKTGGVTQQQLDQVRLMLKNAEANLKSARITAGDANIKAPISGIINKKHVELGSFVAPGAPLFDLVNVAQLKLRVNVDESHVANLKEGDIITVKASVLPNDTFQGKVTFIAPKADAALNYPVDLLIANNQENKLRAGMYGSAIFDGEKDAGTPILLVPRNAFVGSVSSNQVYTIAQGKAVSKKVIAGRNFGDFVEVLEGLKEGETVITSGQINLTEGAPVSIIK
- a CDS encoding beta-ketoacyl-ACP synthase III; amino-acid sequence: MTKTTTHKTIYANITAIGGYVPEQKRTNEDLAKVTDTSDEWITKRTGIKERRILEKGLATSDMAVRAIENLITTYNKNLTDIDAIIVATSTPDMPMPATANIVCEKLGIENVWGFDVNAACSGFLYALDLGASLVESQRYKNVVVIGADKISAYVNIQDRSTNILFGDGAGVVWLEPSTEIGVMDALMQSNGQGKAFLNIEGGGSLYPNTDLEEDDDKKYIKQDGKVVFKQAIQSMSDACLNVLQRNNLTVEDVNWLVPHQANKRIIDAVGKQIEIQEDKTLVNIANYGNTIAATIPLCIWENTDKIKKGDLVLLTAFGAGFSWGASLLRWSI